The following are encoded in a window of Oncorhynchus keta strain PuntledgeMale-10-30-2019 chromosome 10, Oket_V2, whole genome shotgun sequence genomic DNA:
- the LOC127932621 gene encoding uncharacterized protein LOC127932621 isoform X23 — protein MPSWRCSLRPCSWRDALLEVFTPTLFLERCPPGGVHSDPVPGEMPSWRCSLRPCSWRDALLEVYTPTLFLERCPPGGVHSDPVPGEMPSWRCTLRPCSWRDALLEVYTPTLFLERCPPGGVHSDPVPGEMPSWRCTLRPCSWRDGGVHSDPVPGEMEVFTPTLFLERWRCSLRPCSWRDGGVHSDPVPGEMEVFTPTLFLERYPPGGVHSDPVPGEIPSWRCSLRPCSWRDTLLEVFTPTLFLERCPPGGVHSDPVPGEMPSWRCSLRPCSWRDTLLEVFTPTLFLERWRCSLRPCSWRDTLLEVFTPTLFLERYPPGGVHSDPVPGEIPSWRCSLRP, from the exons atgccctcctggaggtgttcactccgaccctgttcctggagagatgccctcctggaggtgttcactccgaccctgttcctggagagatgccctcctggaggtgttcactccgaccctgttcctggagagatgccctcctggaggtgttcactccgaccctgttcctggagagatgcccTCCTGGAGGTGTacactccgaccctgttcctggagagatgcccTCCTGGAG GTGTacactccgaccctgttcctggagagatgcccTCCTGGAG GTGTacactccgaccctgttcctggagagatgcccTCCTGGAGGTGTacactccgaccctgttcctggagagatgcccTCCTGGAG GTGTacactccgaccctgttcctggagagatgcccTCCTGGAGGTGTacactccgaccctgttcctggagagatggaggtgttcactccgaccctgttcctggagagatggaggtgttcactccgaccctgttcctggagagatggaggtgttcactccgaccctgttcctggagagatggaggtgttcactccgaccctgttcctggagagatggaggtgttcactccgaccctgttcctggagagataccctcctggaggtgttcactccgaccctgttcctggagagataccctcctggag gtgttcactccgaccctgttcctggagagataccctcctggag gtgttcactccgaccctgttcctggagagatgccctcctggaggtgttcactccgaccctgttcctggagagatgcccTCCTGGAG gtgttcactccgaccctgttcctggagagataccctcctggaggtgttcactccgaccctgttcctggagagatggaggtgttcactccgaccctgttcctggagagataccctcctggaggtgttcactccgaccctgttcctggagagataccctcctggaggtgttcactccgaccctgttcctggagagataccctcctggagGTGTTCACTCCGACCCTAA
- the LOC127932621 gene encoding uncharacterized protein LOC127932621 isoform X15: MPSWRCSLRPCSWRDALLEVFTPTLFLERCPPGGVHSDPVPGEMPSWRCSLRPCSWRDALLEVYTPTLFLERCPPGGVHSDPVPGEMPSWRCTLRPCSWRDALLEVYTPTLFLERCPPGGVHSDPVPGEMEVFTPTLFLERWRCSLRPCSWRDGGVHSDPVPGEMEVFTPTLFLERWRCSLRPCSWRDGGVHSDPVPGEMEVFTPTLFLERWRCSLRPCSWRDGGVHSDPVPGEMEVFTPTLFLERWRCSLRPCSWRDGGVHSDPVPGEMEVFTPTLFLERWRCSLRPCSWRDGGVHSDPVPGEIPSWRCSLRPCSWRDTLLEVFTPTLFLERWRCSLRPCSWRDTLLEVFTPTLFLERYPPGGVHSDPVPGEIPSWRCSLRP, from the exons atgccctcctggaggtgttcactccgaccctgttcctggagagatgccctcctggaggtgttcactccgaccctgttcctggagagatgccctcctggaggtgttcactccgaccctgttcctggagagatgccctcctggaggtgttcactccgaccctgttcctggagagatgcccTCCTGGAGGTGTacactccgaccctgttcctggagagatgcccTCCTGGAG GTGTacactccgaccctgttcctggagagatgcccTCCTGGAGGTGTacactccgaccctgttcctggagagatgcccTCCTGGAG GTGTacactccgaccctgttcctggagagatgcccTCCTGGAGGTGTacactccgaccctgttcctggagagatggaggtgttcactccgaccctgttcctggagagatggaggtgttcactccgaccctgttcctggagagatggaggtgttcactccgaccctgttcctggagagatggaggtgttcactccgaccctgttcctggagagatggag gtgttcactccgaccctgttcctggagagatggaggtgttcactccgaccctgttcctggagagatggaggtgttcactccgaccctgttcctggagagatggag gtgttcactccgaccctgttcctggagagatggaggtgttcactccgaccctgttcctggagagatggaggtgttcactccgaccctgttcctggagagatggag gtgttcactccgaccctgttcctggagagatggaggtgttcactccgaccctgttcctggagagatggaggtgttcactccgaccctgttcctggagagatggaggtgttcactccgaccctgttcctggagagatggag gtgttcactccgaccctgttcctggagagataccctcctggaggtgttcactccgaccctgttcctggagagataccctcctggaggtgttcactccgaccctgttcctggagagatggaggtgttcactccgaccctgttcctggagagataccctcctggaggtgttcactccgaccctgttcctggagagataccctcctggaggtgttcactccgaccctgttcctggagagataccctcctggagGTGTTCACTCCGACCCTAA
- the LOC127932621 gene encoding uncharacterized protein LOC127932621 isoform X22, with amino-acid sequence MPSWRCSLRPCSWRDALLEVFTPTLFLERCPPGGVHSDPVPGEMPSWRCSLRPCSWRDALLEVYTPTLFLERCPPGGVHSDPVPGEMPSWRCTLRPCSWRDALLEVYTPTLFLERCPPGGVHSDPVPGEMPSWRCTLRPCSWRDGGVHSDPVPGEMEVFTPTLFLERWRCSLRPCSWRDGGVHSDPVPGEMEVFTPTLFLERWRCSLRPCSWRDGGVHSDPVPGEMEVFTPTLFLERWRCSLRPCSWRDGGVHSDPVPGEIPSWRCSLRPCSWRDTLLEVFTPTLFLERWRCSLRPCSWRDTLLEVFTPTLFLERYPPGGVHSDPVPGEIPSWRCSLRP; translated from the exons atgccctcctggaggtgttcactccgaccctgttcctggagagatgccctcctggaggtgttcactccgaccctgttcctggagagatgccctcctggaggtgttcactccgaccctgttcctggagagatgccctcctggaggtgttcactccgaccctgttcctggagagatgcccTCCTGGAGGTGTacactccgaccctgttcctggagagatgcccTCCTGGAG GTGTacactccgaccctgttcctggagagatgcccTCCTGGAG GTGTacactccgaccctgttcctggagagatgcccTCCTGGAGGTGTacactccgaccctgttcctggagagatgcccTCCTGGAG GTGTacactccgaccctgttcctggagagatgcccTCCTGGAGGTGTacactccgaccctgttcctggagagatggaggtgttcactccgaccctgttcctggagagatggaggtgttcactccgaccctgttcctggagagatggaggtgttcactccgaccctgttcctggagagatggaggtgttcactccgaccctgttcctggagagatggag gtgttcactccgaccctgttcctggagagatggaggtgttcactccgaccctgttcctggagagatggaggtgttcactccgaccctgttcctggagagatggag gtgttcactccgaccctgttcctggagagatggaggtgttcactccgaccctgttcctggagagatggag gtgttcactccgaccctgttcctggagagataccctcctggaggtgttcactccgaccctgttcctggagagataccctcctggaggtgttcactccgaccctgttcctggagagatggaggtgttcactccgaccctgttcctggagagataccctcctggaggtgttcactccgaccctgttcctggagagataccctcctggaggtgttcactccgaccctgttcctggagagataccctcctggagGTGTTCACTCCGACCCTAA
- the LOC127932621 gene encoding uncharacterized protein LOC127932621 isoform X18, translated as MPSWRCSLRPCSWRDALLEVFTPTLFLERCPPGGVHSDPVPGEMPSWRCSLRPCSWRDALLEVYTPTLFLERCPPGGVHSDPVPGEMPSWRCTLRPCSWRDALLEVYTPTLFLERCPPGGVHSDPVPGEMPSWRCTLRPCSWRDGGVHSDPVPGEMEVFTPTLFLERWRCSLRPCSWRDGGVHSDPVPGEMEVFTPTLFLERYPPGGVHSDPVPGEIPSWRCSLRPCSWRDGGVHSDPVPGEIPSWRCSLRPCSWRDALLEVFTPTLFLERCPPGGVHSDPVPGEMPSWRCTLRPCSWRDALLEVYTPTLFLERCPPGGVHSDPVPGEIPSWRCSLRPCSWRDTLLEVFTPTLFLERYPPGGVHSDPVPGEIPSWRCSLRP; from the exons atgccctcctggaggtgttcactccgaccctgttcctggagagatgccctcctggaggtgttcactccgaccctgttcctggagagatgccctcctggaggtgttcactccgaccctgttcctggagagatgccctcctggaggtgttcactccgaccctgttcctggagagatgcccTCCTGGAGGTGTacactccgaccctgttcctggagagatgcccTCCTGGAG GTGTacactccgaccctgttcctggagagatgcccTCCTGGAG GTGTacactccgaccctgttcctggagagatgcccTCCTGGAGGTGTacactccgaccctgttcctggagagatgcccTCCTGGAG GTGTacactccgaccctgttcctggagagatgcccTCCTGGAGGTGTacactccgaccctgttcctggagagatggaggtgttcactccgaccctgttcctggagagatggaggtgttcactccgaccctgttcctggagagatggaggtgttcactccgaccctgttcctggagagatggaggtgttcactccgaccctgttcctggagagatggaggtgttcactccgaccctgttcctggagagataccctcctggaggtgttcactccgaccctgttcctggagagataccctcctggaggtgttcactccgaccctgttcctggagagatggaggtgttcactccgaccctgttcctggagagataccctcctggag gtgttcactccgaccctgttcctggagagatgccctcctggaggtgttcactccgaccctgttcctggagagatgccctcctggag GTGTacactccgaccctgttcctggagagatgcccTCCTGGAGGTGTacactccgaccctgttcctggagagatgcccTCCTGGAGGTGTacactccgaccctgttcctggagagatgcccTCCTGGAGGTGTacactccgaccctgttcctggagagataccctcctggaggtgttcactccgaccctgttcctggagagataccctcctggaggtgttcactccgaccctgttcctggagagataccctcctggag gtgttcactccgaccctgttcctggagagataccctcctggagGTGTTCACTCCGACCCTAA
- the LOC127932621 gene encoding uncharacterized protein LOC127932621 isoform X17, with protein sequence MPSWRCSLRPCSWRDALLEVFTPTLFLERCPPGGVHSDPVPGEMPSWRCSLRPCSWRDALLEVYTPTLFLERCPPGGVHSDPVPGEMPSWRCTLRPCSWRDALLEVYTPTLFLERCPPGGVHSDPVPGEMEVFTPTLFLERWRCSLRPCSWRDGGVHSDPVPGEMEVFTPTLFLERWRCSLRPCSWRDTLLEVFTPTLFLERYPPGGVHSDPVPGEMEVFTPTLFLERYPPGGVHSDPVPGEMPSWRCSLRPCSWRDALLEVFTPTLFLERCPPGGVHSDPVPGEMPSWRCTLRPCSWRDALLEVYTPTLFLERCPPGGVHSDPVPGEIPSWRCSLRPCSWRDTLLEVFTPTLFLERYPPGGVHSDPVPGEIPSWRCSLRP encoded by the exons atgccctcctggaggtgttcactccgaccctgttcctggagagatgccctcctggaggtgttcactccgaccctgttcctggagagatgccctcctggaggtgttcactccgaccctgttcctggagagatgccctcctggaggtgttcactccgaccctgttcctggagagatgcccTCCTGGAGGTGTacactccgaccctgttcctggagagatgcccTCCTGGAG GTGTacactccgaccctgttcctggagagatgcccTCCTGGAGGTGTacactccgaccctgttcctggagagatgcccTCCTGGAG GTGTacactccgaccctgttcctggagagatgcccTCCTGGAGGTGTacactccgaccctgttcctggagagatggaggtgttcactccgaccctgttcctggagagatggaggtgttcactccgaccctgttcctggagagatggaggtgttcactccgaccctgttcctggagagatggaggtgttcactccgaccctgttcctggagagatggaggtgttcactccgaccctgttcctggagagataccctcctggaggtgttcactccgaccctgttcctggagagataccctcctggaggtgttcactccgaccctgttcctggagagatggaggtgttcactccgaccctgttcctggagagataccctcctggag gtgttcactccgaccctgttcctggagagatgccctcctggaggtgttcactccgaccctgttcctggagagatgccctcctggaggtgttcactccgaccctgttcctggagagatgccctcctggag GTGTacactccgaccctgttcctggagagatgcccTCCTGGAGGTGTacactccgaccctgttcctggagagatgcccTCCTGGAGGTGTacactccgaccctgttcctggagagatgcccTCCTGGAGGTGTacactccgaccctgttcctggagagataccctcctggaggtgttcactccgaccctgttcctggagagataccctcctggaggtgttcactccgaccctgttcctggagagataccctcctggag gtgttcactccgaccctgttcctggagagataccctcctggagGTGTTCACTCCGACCCTAA